The following DNA comes from Castanea sativa cultivar Marrone di Chiusa Pesio chromosome 10, ASM4071231v1.
ACCGAGGAGATGAATGAGGAGCTAATTGGAGAATTCTCTAGGGGTGAGGTGGAGATGGCATTAAATCAGATGGCACCATTAAAGGCACCTGGACCAGATGGCATGCCTCCAATTTTCTATCAACACTATTGGAAGGATATTAGAGATGATGTAACGGATGaggttcttttttgtttgaacACCGACAAGATTCCCTCAAATGATAGTCTCCTTTTCTGTCATGCAAAGGTGGAGGAGGTGAGAGCCATCCAAGCCATTTTGAATGTGTATGAAAAAGCCTCAGGTCAACAAATCAATGCAACAAAGACTACTTTGTTCTTTGGGAGATCGGTGAGAAAGGAGACAAAAAATGCTATTAAAGTATTACTCAGTGTGCCAGAAATAAAGCAATATGAGAAGTATTTGGGGTTACCTGCAGTGGTGGGGAAAAATAGAAGAGCAAGTTTAAATTACATCAAAGATAGAATGTGGGGGAAATTGCAAGGGTGGAAGGAGAAATTATTGTTACAAGCGGGTAAGGAAGTGCTCTTGAAGGCAGTAGTTCAAGCAATTCCAACCTTTGCAATGGGTTGTTTTAAGCTCCCAAGTGGTTTGTGTAGGGATATTGAAATGttaattagaaaaattttggtgggggcaacGAGAGGAACGAAGGAAGATCCATTGGAAAAATTGGGAGACACTTTGTAAACCGAAGACAGAAGGAGGTTTAGGGTTTAAAGAATTGACAAAGTTCAATGATGCAATGTTAGCAAAACAGGTTTGGCGACTTAGTCATGATACAAGCTCTTTGTTCTACCGTGTCTTTAAGgcaaaatattttcctaatgGCTCCATCTTTGATGATACCCAAAAATCTGGTTCTTACGCACGGAAAAGCATTCTAAAGGCTAGGAAAGTGATTGCATTGGGAGCAAAATGGAGGGTGGGTGATGGTGAATCTATCAAAGTCTTTAAAGATTGTTGGCTGCCTGGGTCAGGGGGTGGGAAGATCAATTATATTCACTCGAGTGTGGACAGGAATTTGAGGGCTGCTGAGTTGATGACTTCCAACAAAAATAGTTGGAATGGGCAGCTGATTGACTTTATTTTCCTCCCCCATGATGCATAGAAAATCAAGGCTTTACCTCTGTGTGTAGTGCCTCAGATCGATTACTTCTATTGGAGCTTGGAGAAAAGTGGCATTTATTAAGTGAAGTCGGGATACAAGTTGCTGTGTGAGGAGGAAAGAAAGGATGAAGCTTGGGGTTCTAGCAGACAAGGCATGTCGGTGTTATGGtaaaaaatttggagtttgaAGGTACCTggaaaaattaatcattttttgtgGAGAGCTTGTACTGATTgtctaccaacaaaaacaaacctGTTGAAGCGAAAAATTGTTGCAGATTCTTTATGCTAGCTGTGTGGAAAATTTTCAGAAAACATGATGCATGCTCTGTGGAATTGTGAAGTGGTGAGAAGTGTATGGAATGTGGAATTTAGTTGGGTGAATGAGGCAATGGCAACACATGGGTCAGTTTATGGATCTTGTGGACCTATGTGTGACAAAACCTGGTATGGGCGAGCTATTTGGGACCACGGCATGGTTCATTTGGAACCATCGGAACAAAGTCAGGTTGAATGATAGGACTTTACCACTGAGCAGAGTGGGAGAAGCTGCAAAAAACTTAATGCAGCAGGTGCAGTCAGTACGTGCAGGTCATAAGGGGGTTAGACGGCCACGAAGGTGCAAATGGACCCCTTCTCAAGCAAGGGACTTCAAGGCCAACTTTGATGGAGCATGGTTTGATGAATATGACGAAGCTGGGATCGGGATTGTGATACGCGACTCCTCTGGACAGGTTCTAGCGGCACTAgctgagaaaataaaaaaaaccacattttGTGGACTGTTTAGAGATGATGGCAGCAAGAAGGGCTGCGATTTTTGCTCACAAGATTGGAATACAAAGCTGTCAGTTTGAGGGAGACTCTGAAGTTGTGATAAAGGCCCTTAAAAGTGAGGATATATTCTGCTTTTCCTTTGGCCATATAGTCAGAGATACTTTAGTTTGTGTAAACTCTTTGAGGAGTTTTTCTTTTGCTCACATTGTTCGGCAAGGCAATTTTGTAGCCTATGCCTTAGCTCAGAGAACTCGTTTATCTTTTCCATTGTTAgtttggatggaggatgttccgtCTGACATAGATTCCTTTGTTATTGCTGATTTTTCAGGTTCTTAATAAAACTTTCACAGGCTAAagcttgattctcaaaaaagaaagaaaaaaagaatcgGTGTTGACGTGTTGGATTGGTGATATATATAGGATTGGACAATCtctcccccacccccacccccacccctaAAAGGTTTACATAATTGTCTAAAATAGTTgtaccataacaataataataataataaatgcttTTCACTAAAAGATGACAAATCCCGTTCCATCTAGTCTAGGTTAAAAGGTGCTCAACTATGCGtccatttttctctttcctttttttttttttttgttgagaaagtgtTTCCCTTAATTAATTGTTAACTGCCAAACTACTACTACAACTActactactaataataataataatctcaaacaaaaaattacccaaaataaATCACATTTACATGGAAATCATTCTCACAagtcacatttttttaatgcatacaCGGTATGACTTTCATTCCATCCAAGAGGCAAGCTTAGACTCAAATTAAATTGGACCGACATTGtaattatttcaccaaattttTGGTAACATACACATGTGAGATTGTgaaaaatacaattatacaaaaaataaaataaaatgtgaagaCTTAAGAAATTATACGCCACCaaataaataagatattttaaaaaactaaaatgcaaTTTACAATCTTATACGTTTGGGCAATTTTGATTTTGTCCCAtgatatttaaaaattcaaatttgtacCCTTAATGTTAAGTATAGTTTTTGAAACTAGACATTCCGTTCATGCCCAATGCCAAAATGTTTGTTAAATGCTAAATAAGTGTGTAATCTTTGCAGTTGGTCTAATTAAAATATGTCATGACATTTCAAAACACaatcattaaataaatattttttctcaaaaaaaatcattaaataaaaaaattattaattttaccaaaaaataaacttttattaaTCTTTCATCAAAATGAATCTTTACCCCCAAAGAACTAATTTTTACCAAGCAAGGAAATAATTGTAAAATGTTAGGTGCTTGTTACATTTGATTGTGTGAATTTAGCGGTTTGAAAACAtgaaattgaattataaaataaactaattacacTTCCTCTCACCTGCCTTCTTAATTGTTGAATCTTCTCCGTTACATCATACATGCATGGCACAACACTAATTGGcttctttattgttttttttttttttttgataagtggcTTCTTTATTGTTGAGTCTTCAATATCCAATACTTACTTTTGATGGCCTCTAATCTTTGATATTaatctttccttcttcttcttcttttttttttttttttttttttttgagaaaaattaatcTTTCCATGTTAATATTGAATCATCCTACCTTATCTCTACTCCCTGTCTCATGGGGA
Coding sequences within:
- the LOC142612370 gene encoding uncharacterized protein LOC142612370 codes for the protein MGQFMDLVDLCVTKPGMGELFGTTAWFIWNHRNKVRLNDRTLPLSRVGEAAKNLMQQVQSVRAGHKGVRRPRRCKWTPSQARDFKANFDGAWFDEYDEAGIGIVIRDSSGQFEGDSEVVIKALKSEDIFCFSFGHIVRDTLVCVNSLRSFSFAHIVRQGNFVAYALAQRTRLSFPLLVWMEDVPSDIDSFVIADFSGS